One window of Metopolophium dirhodum isolate CAU chromosome 3, ASM1992520v1, whole genome shotgun sequence genomic DNA carries:
- the LOC132941588 gene encoding ubiquinone biosynthesis protein COQ9, mitochondrial isoform X2 — MFCRVLSKSGNFAKVNNFRAAFRPNVCGGSTSRPCSGSGNPNGNLNSSGQFATDGNDVDGDGYEKDVKAKILQSSLQHVPQHGWSRDTVVAGAEDLGYPDTVHGLFRDPGAELALYFYSASNDSLSRLLRDGTLTLPRESKAELTAFLTNAIRTRLLMLQPYLNQWPQAIALLSKPSNAPHALSNLMTLVNDVCYYAGDRSIDTRWYTRRIGLATIYKSSELHLLQDGSQGYDDTWKFVRRAVEECVKLDTMLESNAQLAKDVVTASVSTAKNILGLTWNR; from the exons ATGTTTTGCAGAGTTCTTTCCAAATcgg gcaATTTCGCTAAGGTGAATAATTTTCGCGCGGCGTTTCGACCGAACGTCTGCGGAGGGTCGACTTCAAGACCGTGCAGTGGTAGCGGTAACCCCAACGGCAACCTCAACAGCAGCGGACAATTTGCGACTGATGGAAACGATGTTGACGGTGATGGTTACGAAAAGGATGTCAAAGCGAAGATACTGCAATCCTCTCTGCAGCACGTTCCCCAACACGGATGGTCCAGGGATACTGTGGTCGCAG GCGCCGAAGATCTCGGTTACCCGGACACGGTGCACGGCCTCTTCCGAGACCCCGGGGCCGAGTTGGCCCTGTACTTTTACTCGGCCAGCAATGATTCACTGTCCCGACTCCTCCGGGACGGCACGCTGACGTTGCCCAGAGAAAG CAAAGCGGAGCTCACCGCGTTCCTGACGAACGCCATCAGGACCAGGTTGCTGATGCTCCAGCCGTACTTGAACCAGTGGCCGCAGGCGATCGCCTTGCTCTCCAAACCGTCCAACGCGCCGCACGCTCTGTCCAACCTGATGACGCTGGTCAACGACGTCTGTTACTACGCGGGCGACCGGTCCATAGAc actcgATGGTACACACGGCGCATAGGCTTGGCCACTATTTACAAATCCAGTGAACTGCATTTATTACAAGACGGATCGCAAGGATACGACGACACGTGGAAGTTTGTGAGAAGAGCAGTTGAGGAATGCGTTAAGCTGGATACAATGCTTGAGAGTAACGCTCAGCTCGCCAAAGATGTCGTCACAGCATCAGTGTCTACG gCCAAAAACATTCTGGGACTTACGTGGAACAGATAA
- the LOC132941588 gene encoding uncharacterized protein LOC132941588 isoform X1, translating into MDVNKEFDDFLSSMENFNINVASEFLSNISYDTNHAEDVIELLGKGLTNEYFKSRPDYFNFCEEQLLKLANNEEYQELIFDFLDIIEMDDCKLSSSVLIVVTVLENTENPNRASLEYLLIGTFNRLFEMDVTNLKEILPTIVQLLIKLKKHFLLQQSILFYFARVAFLVLNANIEPIEYLNLLSNIIYDPFYLLEYEFDEIEEKEEILYIASFFYLYFKTGMQWGPKIYNQFYVLDKCCNLAMIVYEDTNFGKAFAKLILTKFKNNEIPLHSLNTHHEYFLSEATHSSMYNENLNVRKESMESLMVFIDKLCTDAQYVVFKHVFTKPFDSCIKEQFIVKMKNLIFLKLNSDHDLGCFQGRRLLNIIKLCCNISFKRGFYLQNNKEHILGAISLIYLLTVHDIDKLNMGEELSNVTKKFVDVVQNVIDKSHEEHKIELKNLDSNVCKVKGAEVIIEDNLNSNPNLKLSNEEKRDLLSQMNTNISLVQANLDLLKSFVV; encoded by the coding sequence atggaTGTCAATAAAGAATTTGATGACTTTCTGTCAAGCATGGAGAATTTCAACATAAATGTCGCATcagaatttttatcaaatattagcTATGATACAAATCATGCTGAGGACGTAATAGAATTACTTGGAAAGGGATTaacaaatgaatattttaaaagtagacCTGATTACTTCAACTTTTGTGAAGAACAGTTACTTAAATTGGCAAATAATGAAGAATATCAAGAgctaatttttgattttttggatATTATTGAAATGGATGATTGTAAACTATCATCATCTGTTCTAATTGTAGTAACTGTCTTGGAGAATACTGAAAATCCAAATCGAGCATCCCTAGAATATTTGTTGATTGGTACTTTTAATCGTTTATTTGAAATGGATGTCACAAATTTAAAGGAAATTTTGCCAACCATAGtacaacttttaataaaattaaaaaaacattttctactccaacaatcaattttattttattttgctagGGTCGCTTTCTTAGTGTTGAATGCTAATATTGAACCAATTGAGTATCTAAACTTATTGTCTAACATAATTTATGATCCTTTTTATTTACTTGAATATGAATTTGATGAAATTGAAGAAAaagaagaaatattatatattgcttcATTCTTTTATCTATACTTTAAAACTGGAATGCAATGGGGACCTAAGATTTACAATCAGTTTTATGTCTTAgataaatgttgtaatttaGCTATGATTGTGTATGAAGACACCAATTTTGGAAAAGCttttgcaaaattaattttaacaaaatttaaaaataatgaaattccgTTACATTCGTTGAATACACaccatgaatattttttatcagaAGCTACACACAGTTCCATGTATAATGAAAATCTGAATGTTAGGAAGGAATCAATGGAATCATTGATGGTATTCATCGATAAATTATGCACTGATGCTCAGTATGTAGTTTTTAAACATGTGTTTACAAAACCATTTGATTCTTGTATCAaagaacaatttattgttaaaatgaaaaacctgatttttttaaaattaaattcagatCATGATCTTGGATGTTTTCAGGGAAGAAgactcttaaatattattaaattatgttgtaatatTTCCTTTAAACGTGGATTCTATCTTCAAAACAATAAAGAACATATTTTGGGTGCTATatcacttatttatttattaacagtcCACGATATTGACAAGTTAAACATGGGCGAAGAATTATCAAACGTTACTAAAAAATTTGTGGACGTCGTTCAAAATGTCATTGATAAATCACACGAAGAACACAAAATCGAACTAAAAAATTTAGATAGTAATGTTTGTAAAGTAAAAGGTGCAGAAGTGATAATAgaagataatttaaattcaaatccaAATCTAAAATTGTCAAACGAAGAAAAGCGAGATTTATTATCACAAATGAACACTAACATATCATTAGTCCAGGCAAATCTGGATTTGTTGAAAAGTTTTGTCGTATGA